A region of Phycisphaerae bacterium DNA encodes the following proteins:
- a CDS encoding transglutaminase domain-containing protein yields MRMRTGTWVVVLLACGGHAVAAAENLRKANSVERVARFECRLTNAADREQDVTVYVPLPQSNARQEASVVHPSPGYKEILTDAYGNRIACYVEKGMKPGEMRCRGWMAAVRTWATASLPTTRPAELDAEQHDRYTRDSPKYQVTSQPVRELKDELVRGNTSDVDQAFACFSYLVTHITYVRDDKWDAASDVLRKKQGSCSEYSYTLLGLLRAAGIPCRYTGGFIVSLANKTKYDEKVHEDSVFHRWVEIHLRDYGWLPADASRGQGDAKRFGNYLDFWGRVPADSLQVYTGDGGADSLLEWDYVAHATGTIEGGLKATSVCYWIETPPGDLDAAVNEVSGALAEGGSRFSPPTLVTNTLKREALFLLLDRVDRSRYPELIEALYAVRHPSAVHLSVLCDHQGMRLPSFLEFPLMVDEYLRGEILKYRRGGKWQWGGLERWWRKARPEISFSEEKKVFVLNKRNIELN; encoded by the coding sequence ATGCGCATGAGAACCGGTACCTGGGTGGTTGTGTTGCTGGCATGTGGTGGGCACGCCGTCGCGGCGGCCGAGAATCTGCGCAAGGCCAATTCCGTCGAGCGCGTCGCTCGTTTCGAGTGTCGGCTGACCAACGCCGCCGATCGCGAGCAGGATGTCACGGTGTACGTGCCCCTGCCCCAGAGCAACGCGCGCCAGGAGGCGTCCGTCGTTCATCCCAGTCCCGGCTACAAGGAGATCCTGACCGATGCCTATGGCAACCGGATCGCCTGCTACGTCGAGAAGGGCATGAAGCCCGGGGAGATGCGCTGCCGCGGCTGGATGGCGGCGGTGCGCACCTGGGCCACGGCCTCCCTGCCGACGACCCGGCCGGCCGAACTCGACGCCGAGCAGCACGACCGTTATACCCGCGATTCCCCGAAGTACCAGGTCACTTCCCAGCCTGTTCGCGAGCTCAAGGATGAACTCGTTCGAGGGAACACCAGCGACGTCGACCAGGCTTTCGCCTGTTTCAGCTACCTCGTCACCCACATCACCTACGTGCGGGACGACAAGTGGGATGCCGCGTCCGACGTTCTGCGGAAGAAGCAGGGCTCGTGCTCGGAGTACAGCTACACGCTTCTGGGTCTGCTCAGGGCCGCGGGGATTCCTTGCCGCTACACCGGCGGCTTCATCGTCTCCCTGGCCAACAAGACCAAGTACGACGAGAAAGTGCACGAGGACAGCGTGTTCCATCGCTGGGTAGAGATCCACCTCAGGGACTACGGGTGGCTGCCGGCGGATGCCTCGCGCGGCCAGGGCGATGCCAAGCGGTTCGGCAACTACCTCGACTTCTGGGGACGGGTACCGGCCGACAGCCTCCAGGTCTACACCGGCGACGGGGGTGCGGACAGCCTGTTGGAGTGGGACTATGTTGCCCACGCGACCGGGACGATCGAGGGAGGTCTGAAGGCCACCTCGGTATGCTACTGGATCGAAACGCCCCCGGGGGACCTCGACGCCGCGGTGAACGAGGTGTCGGGCGCCCTGGCCGAAGGTGGGTCACGGTTCTCGCCCCCCACCCTGGTTACGAACACGCTGAAGCGAGAGGCCCTCTTTCTCCTGCTGGACCGGGTGGACCGCTCCCGGTATCCCGAGTTGATCGAGGCCCTGTACGCCGTCCGGCATCCGTCGGCGGTTCACTTGTCCGTTCTGTGCGATCACCAGGGCATGAGGCTGCCCTCGTTCCTCGAGTTCCCCCTCATGGTTGATGAGTACCTCCGGGGTGAAATCCTGAAGTACCGCCGTGGGGGCAAGTGGCAGTGGGGGGGGCTCGAGCGATGGTGGCGGAAGGCCCGACCGGAGATCTCCTTCTCGGAGGAGAAGAAGGTCTTCGTTCTCAATAAGCGGAACATCGAGCTCAACTGA
- a CDS encoding PQQ-binding-like beta-propeller repeat protein, whose translation MCIRLPVFLTVSGILLASAVASAATLSAAIIDYQDTWSTTKGLGQTLTDLGQSYTDLTSVVQAGGPVNLAGYDTLIIGSFCTQNTTIQTVLANAGTVMNQFVNAGGTVIMLTQADQNRSQESWIASPAVVTRGDPDFATVYRVQPAHQLFASPHVIADADLQGWEYRGSSTWDTSWESFVTFSGVGVLAGDSASVVSKATIIEAGWGTGRVIFTSLAADKARNIGNAQAKAQALRLMANLVQYAKDVKDQLVAPIVIYEGGGYPNPITGRVFNDLDGDKEWDAGEPGVAGVGVSDTIDLVVTAANGTYTLPNTGKNATLLYICPPAGYAKNTTWHRAISKTSTAAHFSFALTAQSEGGDFDFVQITDIHTGASGTKALLIEALARVAALPKRPKLIFATGDLTNSGAAVSQYEDYVAGVATSAVPLFSVFGNHDADNSTSNNYRRYLGPDYYSVNYGDCHFLVINGVHKTAAQSAWIAADLALLRGNRKLFVFHHYAPTEAELAQYATWGVRAAFSGHWHSQHTVQAGQVLSYNTPTFLFGGIDCSPAGFKLISVSGDSVTTRMKWITNGRQLQIITPGSSQKIANADLPIVVNAYETEADTTSMTYQLRRGTDLVAAGPLQSEGDWSWRATVPQASLGAGSYSVSVQATNDAGSVSSVQTSFPIMAARRPEVIAGDPWPQFGGGPKRGGLSTSTIRPPLGVVWITYSGGTFDVGSPVLDGDTLFVGVKDRRDLVNNGVLALDIADGSKRWFAPTPAAVSHAVAVDDQRVYANSHGGILHAFDRVTGAPVWQKVLGSSTQRWAYGAPVVSGGQVYSGTYAYFGRFNAATGAEAWHQAYDDDWISCNASPATDGTIVTVPGNWAGYNLKGAPVGTGGAAWSYSCKGLHGSPVIAGDRVVFTDYDGVLHCALLTTGQQVWSMALGGGRSASTPAVSGNIVVAGGTGSVGAYRLGDGAQVWTYALGTSALKMAPYNNTFAALAGSPTIAGSYAYVPCGDGRLHVLDVATGAEAWSMDFGTPILSAPCISGDFLFLTTFDGHIYALADRSRFRYADLDDDGDVDSDDMAILSSCLGGTGLPIGEGCVSSDLDADGDADLADFGLFQRCVNGSNQPPAAGCGN comes from the coding sequence ATGTGCATACGGTTGCCGGTCTTTCTGACGGTTTCAGGTATCCTATTGGCCTCGGCGGTCGCCTCTGCGGCGACGCTTTCCGCGGCGATCATCGACTATCAGGACACATGGTCGACCACCAAGGGGCTGGGGCAGACGCTCACCGATCTCGGCCAGTCGTATACCGATCTGACCAGCGTCGTCCAGGCGGGCGGCCCGGTCAACCTGGCCGGTTACGATACACTCATCATCGGGAGTTTCTGCACCCAGAACACCACCATCCAAACGGTCCTGGCCAACGCCGGCACGGTCATGAACCAGTTCGTCAACGCCGGGGGTACGGTCATCATGTTGACCCAGGCCGACCAGAATCGCTCCCAGGAGAGCTGGATTGCCTCGCCGGCCGTGGTGACCCGCGGTGATCCGGATTTCGCCACGGTCTACAGAGTTCAGCCCGCCCACCAGTTGTTTGCCAGTCCCCACGTCATCGCGGACGCGGATCTCCAGGGCTGGGAGTACAGAGGTTCGTCCACCTGGGATACCTCGTGGGAGAGCTTCGTCACCTTCAGCGGTGTTGGCGTACTGGCCGGCGACTCGGCGTCCGTGGTCAGCAAAGCCACAATCATCGAGGCCGGCTGGGGGACGGGGCGAGTCATTTTCACGTCGCTGGCCGCGGACAAGGCTCGCAACATCGGCAATGCCCAGGCGAAGGCCCAGGCCTTGAGGCTGATGGCCAACCTGGTGCAGTACGCCAAGGACGTCAAGGATCAGCTTGTTGCCCCGATCGTCATCTACGAGGGCGGCGGCTATCCCAATCCGATCACCGGGCGGGTGTTCAACGATCTCGACGGCGACAAGGAGTGGGATGCCGGCGAACCGGGTGTCGCCGGCGTGGGCGTTTCCGACACGATCGATCTGGTCGTGACTGCGGCGAACGGAACCTACACCTTGCCCAACACCGGGAAGAACGCCACGCTTCTGTACATCTGTCCGCCGGCCGGCTACGCGAAGAACACCACTTGGCATCGAGCGATCAGCAAGACGTCGACTGCGGCTCACTTCAGCTTCGCGCTCACCGCTCAGTCTGAGGGCGGGGATTTCGATTTCGTCCAGATCACCGACATTCACACCGGGGCCAGCGGCACCAAGGCTCTGCTGATCGAAGCCCTGGCGCGGGTGGCCGCCCTTCCCAAGCGGCCGAAGCTGATCTTCGCCACCGGAGACCTGACCAATTCCGGGGCTGCGGTGTCACAGTACGAGGACTACGTCGCCGGGGTCGCCACCTCGGCGGTGCCGCTGTTCAGCGTCTTCGGCAACCACGATGCCGACAATTCCACCTCGAACAACTATCGCCGATACCTGGGGCCGGATTACTACTCGGTCAACTACGGGGATTGTCATTTCCTGGTCATCAACGGCGTGCACAAGACGGCGGCCCAGAGCGCCTGGATTGCCGCCGACTTGGCCCTTCTCCGGGGCAACCGCAAGCTCTTCGTGTTTCATCACTATGCCCCGACCGAAGCCGAGCTCGCCCAGTACGCGACCTGGGGCGTACGTGCGGCTTTTTCGGGGCACTGGCATTCGCAGCATACGGTGCAGGCCGGGCAGGTGCTCTCGTACAACACGCCCACCTTCCTGTTCGGGGGCATCGATTGTTCCCCGGCCGGCTTCAAGTTGATCAGCGTGTCCGGCGATTCGGTCACCACCCGGATGAAGTGGATCACCAACGGCAGACAGCTGCAGATCATTACGCCGGGCTCGTCACAGAAGATCGCCAACGCGGATCTGCCCATCGTGGTCAACGCTTATGAAACGGAAGCCGACACCACCTCGATGACGTATCAGCTTCGTCGTGGCACCGACTTGGTCGCCGCCGGCCCGCTGCAGAGCGAGGGCGACTGGAGTTGGCGGGCGACGGTGCCGCAGGCGTCACTGGGGGCGGGTTCGTACTCGGTCTCGGTCCAGGCGACGAATGACGCCGGCTCGGTCTCCTCCGTCCAGACGAGCTTTCCGATCATGGCCGCCCGGCGCCCGGAGGTCATCGCGGGCGACCCCTGGCCGCAGTTCGGCGGGGGCCCCAAACGCGGCGGCCTCTCGACGAGCACGATCCGACCGCCGCTTGGCGTGGTCTGGATCACTTATTCCGGCGGGACGTTTGATGTTGGCTCGCCGGTTCTGGACGGCGACACGCTCTTCGTGGGCGTGAAGGACCGTCGTGACCTCGTTAACAACGGCGTGCTGGCTCTGGACATCGCGGACGGATCGAAGCGCTGGTTCGCCCCAACGCCGGCGGCCGTGTCCCACGCGGTGGCCGTGGACGATCAGCGGGTCTACGCCAACTCGCACGGAGGCATCCTCCACGCGTTTGACCGGGTCACCGGGGCTCCGGTCTGGCAGAAGGTCCTCGGCTCGAGCACGCAGCGGTGGGCCTACGGGGCGCCGGTGGTCAGTGGTGGGCAGGTGTACTCCGGGACCTATGCCTACTTTGGACGCTTCAACGCGGCAACGGGGGCGGAAGCTTGGCATCAGGCCTATGACGATGACTGGATCAGCTGCAACGCCTCACCGGCCACCGATGGGACGATCGTGACGGTCCCCGGCAACTGGGCAGGGTACAACCTGAAAGGTGCACCGGTGGGAACGGGCGGCGCGGCCTGGAGCTACAGCTGTAAGGGTCTTCACGGCAGCCCGGTCATCGCCGGCGACAGGGTGGTGTTCACCGATTACGACGGAGTGCTGCATTGCGCCCTTCTGACCACCGGCCAGCAGGTCTGGAGCATGGCTCTGGGCGGCGGTCGGTCGGCTTCGACGCCGGCCGTGTCGGGCAATATCGTCGTCGCCGGCGGAACGGGATCGGTCGGCGCGTATCGTCTGGGCGACGGTGCACAAGTGTGGACCTACGCCCTCGGGACGTCCGCCCTCAAGATGGCTCCCTACAACAACACCTTCGCGGCCCTGGCGGGCAGCCCCACGATCGCAGGCAGTTACGCGTATGTGCCCTGCGGCGACGGCCGGCTGCACGTCCTTGATGTCGCGACCGGGGCCGAGGCGTGGTCGATGGACTTCGGCACACCCATCCTCTCGGCCCCCTGCATCAGCGGGGACTTCCTGTTCTTGACCACATTTGACGGGCACATCTACGCCCTGGCGGATCGGAGCCGGTTCAGGTACGCCGACCTCGACGACGACGGCGACGTGGACAGCGACGACATGGCCATCCTGAGCTCCTGTCTCGGCGGGACCGGCTTGCCAATCGGCGAGGGTTGCGTATCATCGGATCTGGATGCCGATGGAGACGCGGACCTGGCCGACTTCGGGCTGTTCCAGCGATGCGTGAACGGTTCGAACCAGCCTCCCGCAGCCGGATGCGGCAACTGA